In the genome of Cetobacterium somerae ATCC BAA-474, the window TTTTATAGAAGATATAAAACCATCTAAAAAGATTATGAATGACATAAAGGATTTAGAAAGTTTATATAATTTGAAGTTTCCTATAAAATCTATTTTTTATACAAGAAGAGATTTGGAAAATGAAAAGTTAAATATTAGTTTTATTAATGAAGAAGTTTCTATTAATATTGGAAGAAATAGTATTGGGTTTTTAGATAATCAAACAAAATTAGTTTTAAAAAAATTGAATGATTATTACGGATATAAATTTAATGTTGAGATTGATAAAATAATAAGAAAAGATGAAAATTATAATGTTCATATTTGGATAGATAAAGATGATGAATTTAAAACTTTATCTTTTGAAACTGGAAAAATATTTAAAGAGATAAAAGAGTTTTTGATAGGAGATTTAGAGTATAATTCGTTACAAAAAAAAGTTTTAAAAACAATATTTAAAGATAAGAAAAATGTAGTTGTTAGTTGTAAACCAGGAAGAGGGATGGATACAGTTGTAAAAACAATAGAGATATATTATAAAATGCTTGGAAAAAAAGTGTTAATTGTAAAAGAAGGAGAGAGAAGAGAAGAGGGTTATGATTTTTATATCTATATGGGAAATGAAGTTTTAGAAGCGAGTAATTATAATTTGTTTATAACGAATAATAAGATTTATTGTGATACTTCTGAATATATAGAAGATGACTATAAAATTCCTTCAAATGTAGAAGTAGTTGATGCAGATGAGTTAGAATATCATGAAAATATTTTTAGTATAATGCTTCCGTTAAAAGATAAAAAAAGAATAATTGAGAGTATAAATAAAGGAGAAAAAATCTTTACTTCTGAAGATATAAAAATTATTTTATAAAAAGAAATTATTAAAGTAGGAAAGTTCATAAAAAAATAGAAAAAACAGGAAGAGAACGATTTTCCTGTTTTTTGTTTACTAAAGAATAAAAAATGATATTAGAAATTTATTTGGATAAAAGGAGAGTAAATTTTATGAAAAAAATAGTTTATGGAGATGGAAGCAAAGTTGTACTATTTAAAGAGGGCATTAAAGAGGGAACAGAGATTGGAAATAGAATTGAAGAATTAGTAGATGAAATAAAAAGAAGATGTATGGGGGTTTATACTTCAGAATCATATGAGGATTTAGAGGATGTAGTAACATATGACAAGGGGATAGATTGCTTGTTATTATCTTGGCCAAATAATAGAGAAGAAAAAGAAGCTGTAGATGTTATAAATAAGTTACATGAAAGTCAAGAGGGTGTACCTGTATTTTTATTAACACACAAAGCTGATGCTTTAGAAAATTTAAGTAGAGAAGTTTATGAACATGTAGAAGAGATAATTTGGATTTTACAAGAAGAGATAGGATTTCTAGGAGAGAGAATTCAAAGGGCAGTAGAGAGATATAATGATAATTTACTACCTCCATTGACAAAAGCTGTATTTAACTATAATAAAGTAGCTGAGTATTCATGGGCTGCTCCTGGGCATCAAGGAGGAGTTGGATTTACTAAAACAGCTTTAGGAAGAAGATTTTTTGATTTTTATGATGAAAATTTATTTAGATCAGATACAGGAATAGAAAGAACATCTATAGGGTCATTATTAGATCATACCGGAGCATTTTTAGAGGGTGAGAAACTAGCAGCAAAAGTATTTGGAGCTGATAGATCATATAATGTTCTTGTTGGAACCTCTGGTTCTAATAGAACAATAATGCAAGGTGTTTTAACAGATGAAGATATAGCTTTAGTGGATAGAAATTGTCATAAGTCTATTGAGCAAGGGTTAATAATAACAGGTGCAAAACCAGTTTATATGAAACCAACAAGAAATAGATATGGAATAATCGGACCGATATTACCAAATGAAATGAAAAAAGAAGAGGTTATTAAAAAAATAGGTGAAAGTCCATTAGTTCCTGAAAAGATGAAATCACAAAATCCAATCTATTCAGTTGTAACAAACTGTACTTATGATGGAGTTTGTTACAATGCAATGAAGGTAGAGGATTTATTTCAACCGTATATAGAGAGAATACATTTTGACGAAGCTTGGTATGGATATGCTAGATTTAATGAAATGTATAAAAATCACTATGCAATGAGAGGAGAAGCTAAAGATTATAAAGGTAATGCAACAGTATTTGCAACACATTCAACTCATAAATTATTGAACGCTTTATCTCAAGCCTCATATGTACATATGAGAAAAGGAAAAAATCCTATAATAGAGGAACGTTTTAATCAGGCTTATATGATGCATGCGACAACTTCACCTCTTTATGCAATTGCAGTATCGAATGAAGTTGGAGCAGCAATGATGCAAGGTAAAACAGGTAAATTTTTAACAGATGAGGTATTAAAAGAAGCTATTGATTTTAGAAAAATGGTAGGGAAATATCATAAAGAATATGGACAAGAAGGAGAATGGTTCTTTAAACCTTGGAATGCTGAAACAGTAAAGGATCCAAAAACAGGAAAAGTTTATAATTTTGAAGATGCTCCAACAGAGTTATTAATGACAGAACAATCTTGTTGGAGAATGGATCCAAAAGATACATGGCATGGATTCCAAGGGTTACCTGAGGATTGGGCAATGTTAGATCCGATAAAAGTAAGCATTTTAGCTCCTGGAATGAATGAAGATGGAGAATTAGCAGAAAAAGGAGTTCCAGCTCAATTGATTTCGTATTATTTTTCAAAATACGGTGTAGTTCCAACAAGAACAACTGATTTCCAAATAATGTTCTTATTCTCGATGGGAATCAGTAAAGGTAAATGGGGAACATTATTAGACTTATTAGTTTCATTTAAAAGAGAATATGATAATAATACTCCATTAAGAAAGATATTCCCAGAATTGGTTGAAGGAAGGGAAGAGAGATACGGAGATTTAGGAATGAAAGATTTGGGAGATGAAATCTTCCAATATCTAAAAGAACATAATTTAGGAAAATACTTAAATGAAGCTTATTCAGGGTTGCCAGAGCAAGTTATGAGTCCTAGAGAAGCATATAATAAAATAGTTAAAAATGAAGTAGAACTTGTTCCTGCCAAAGAGCTTGAAGGAAGAGTGGCAGCAAATGCTGTAATACCATATCCACCTGGAATTCCAATGTTAATGTCAGGAGAAAGTTTTGGTGCAGCGGATAGTGCTCAAATATCTTATTTAAGAGCTCTAACTACATGGGATAAGCAATTCCCAGGATTTGAACATGAAACAGAGGGTACGGCAGTGATAGGTGGAGAATATCATGTTCTTTGTGTAAAGAAATAAAAAATGGCGGTGAGACCATGTATAAAGAGTTAACTACAAAAATAAGAAAGGCTTTAAGGGAACAGTGGTTTTATCATATAATAGTTGGTATGATATTTCTAGTTTACGTTGCTATAGTAGTAATTGGGAATGGAATATTTTTAGATGATGTAGTAAAAATTTTAGGGTTCTTATTTCTTTTGACAGGAATAGGAAACTTGATTTATTCTTTTTCTGGAATAGGAGAAAAAGGGTTCCATTGGGGTGAAATATTCTTTTGGGGAATACTTGAATCTTTTTCTGGATTTTTACTTCTCTCAAATAAACTTTTAATAGCAGAAAGAAATTTGATAGAAGAGGTCAGTTTAGCAATAGAAAAAGTTACTGCTACAAGAGTGGAGCTTCAAGGTTATATAGTAATATTTTATATAGGAACATTTTTAACCTTTAGAGGCATAAGTCATATTGTAACTAAAATTTACGAACCAGAAGGAATAACTCATAATAAAACTTTAATAGTAATAAAAAGAGTGTTGATTTTAGATGGTTTTGTAGACTTTATATTTGGAATAGTAGTGACATTAAGTATGTATCTAGCTCAAGGAATATTTTATTACATTCTATTAATATATATATTAATAACATCGATATTAACAATTACATTTGGTTTAGCATCGAAATATTCTCTAAAAATTGAAAAATTAGAAGAAGAAAAAGAGATAAAAGAAGCAAATAATTAAATAAAACCATGGGATGAAATTATTAAGAATTTCATCTCATGGTTTTTTATTAAAGTCTATTTATTTTTTGAATTAAAGTCATCTAACTTCTTGTAAAGCATTACAGCAGCACTGTTTAAAAGCTTATCTTTGATGAAGTCATTTGTAGGATTCTCAAAATAATCTGTTGCAATGAGTGTAGCTAAACCATGTCCAAATAACCAACAATCTAAAAAAAGGTCGTGTTTAAATTCAGTTGGTAAATTTTCAAATCTCTCATCCTTTTCCATTTCAACTTTCATAAGATCTCTGAATTTTTTTAAGAGATTACCATATGAATTATCTCTAAGAAATATTGACTTAAATAGTTGTTTCTCTTCTCTTGCAAATGCACAAAGTCCGATACCACTATTAAGGAAGACCATATCAGTTTCTGGTCTAATTACATACTCTAAGAAAATTTTCTTGGCTCTTTCTATAAGTTCTGTTTTTAACTCATCCATAGAAGAGTAACAGCTATAGATTGGAGCTGGAGAACAGTTTAAAGCTTTAGCTAAATTTCTTGCAGTAATGTCATCTAAACCGTGTTTTTCAAACATTTCAAAAGCTTTTTCATGTATTTGTTCTCTTTTAAAAATTGCTTTTTTGGGCATTAATTCCTCCTAAATTTTATAAATTAAAACTTTTTTACAAAGTTGATACCTATACTAGATATCTCTTTTTCATATTTTATATCATTAACTGTTCTTGAATCATAAATATAATGATTGAAAGCAACAGTCCATTCTATAGTTTCGTTAGGTCTGTATTTAACTCCTGTTCCTAACATTGTAGAGTTTAAAGCGTATTCAGTAGCTGCGAAACTCTTATCAGGAGCTCCTGTATCAGCATAGTTAAATCCAACAAGCCAAGCGATTTGTGGAGTGAACCAGTACTCAGATCCAACAGATATCTCCCATCCGTTTTTATAGTCTACATTAGTTTTCCCTATTCTATCCATAGTAGCTGACTCATTGAAGTAGTAGTTACCACCTACGAAAGTAGTCCATTGTTCTGTAACTTTATACGACGCTCCTAGAGCAGCTAAAGCAGGTAAATCTCTTCTAAGTTTTTCTCCATCTTTATAAACAGGATATAGTCCTAAAAGTGCATCTGATACACCTATACCAAGAGCTCCTTTTGTAGAATCTGAAATATCAGATTTAGTTTTAAACTTTAATTTTACTTTAGTATCATATCTAAATCCAATGTTTAATC includes:
- the adiA gene encoding arginine decarboxylase; the encoded protein is MKKIVYGDGSKVVLFKEGIKEGTEIGNRIEELVDEIKRRCMGVYTSESYEDLEDVVTYDKGIDCLLLSWPNNREEKEAVDVINKLHESQEGVPVFLLTHKADALENLSREVYEHVEEIIWILQEEIGFLGERIQRAVERYNDNLLPPLTKAVFNYNKVAEYSWAAPGHQGGVGFTKTALGRRFFDFYDENLFRSDTGIERTSIGSLLDHTGAFLEGEKLAAKVFGADRSYNVLVGTSGSNRTIMQGVLTDEDIALVDRNCHKSIEQGLIITGAKPVYMKPTRNRYGIIGPILPNEMKKEEVIKKIGESPLVPEKMKSQNPIYSVVTNCTYDGVCYNAMKVEDLFQPYIERIHFDEAWYGYARFNEMYKNHYAMRGEAKDYKGNATVFATHSTHKLLNALSQASYVHMRKGKNPIIEERFNQAYMMHATTSPLYAIAVSNEVGAAMMQGKTGKFLTDEVLKEAIDFRKMVGKYHKEYGQEGEWFFKPWNAETVKDPKTGKVYNFEDAPTELLMTEQSCWRMDPKDTWHGFQGLPEDWAMLDPIKVSILAPGMNEDGELAEKGVPAQLISYYFSKYGVVPTRTTDFQIMFLFSMGISKGKWGTLLDLLVSFKREYDNNTPLRKIFPELVEGREERYGDLGMKDLGDEIFQYLKEHNLGKYLNEAYSGLPEQVMSPREAYNKIVKNEVELVPAKELEGRVAANAVIPYPPGIPMLMSGESFGAADSAQISYLRALTTWDKQFPGFEHETEGTAVIGGEYHVLCVKK
- a CDS encoding TetR/AcrR family transcriptional regulator; protein product: MPKKAIFKREQIHEKAFEMFEKHGLDDITARNLAKALNCSPAPIYSCYSSMDELKTELIERAKKIFLEYVIRPETDMVFLNSGIGLCAFAREEKQLFKSIFLRDNSYGNLLKKFRDLMKVEMEKDERFENLPTEFKHDLFLDCWLFGHGLATLIATDYFENPTNDFIKDKLLNSAAVMLYKKLDDFNSKNK